Proteins from one Malania oleifera isolate guangnan ecotype guangnan chromosome 4, ASM2987363v1, whole genome shotgun sequence genomic window:
- the LOC131153390 gene encoding transcription factor bHLH123-like — MAEEFQAGVCGGNWWANSSRSSPCTAELNEMGNFGWSSEMVGIKPRSDCDDSAASVSDGGSILFPDIHKPQPPDAASSTAGSGGVLIDSTLQMLGFNLSSSATTPDWNQTLLRGSGARSESSFHSMLQEDMSASRLNSPQIQISSGSEESTINSFKPLNIQGFSLDQQQLNPASNSTNDCAATCQGLSTGFSMGSASYVYPSTLMLQNLIEPEPQPQQSLFDNRSMGYPSMANYRADTNELIPTWPKSSSFLKPSLPKLQPSGHLHFSNNATYWNASAATATDVRASHSFFPPSQPQFLAPTFEEKPSLPNLPMKANSDEVRDSGSMLKKSSSETPFKRPRIETPSPLPTFKVRKEKLGDRITALQQLVSPFGKTDTASVLHEAIEYIKFLHDQVSVLSTPYMKSGGPIQHQQTCASDKLKEPAEGPKQDLRSRGLCLVPISSTFPVANETTADFWTPTFGGTFR, encoded by the exons ATGGCGGAAGAATTTCAGGCGGGGGTTTGCGGCGGCAACTGGTGGGCCAATTCGTCGAGGTCGTCGCCGTGCACGGCGGAGCTAAACGAGATGGGAAACTTCGGGTGGTCGTCGGAGATGGTGGGCATAAAACCAAGGTCTGATTGCGATGACTCTGCAGCTTCCGTTTCTGATGGCGGCTCCATACTCTTTCCGGACATCCATAAACCTCAGCCGCCGGATGCCGCCTCCTCCACCGCCGGCTCCGGCGGCGTCTTGATTGATTCCACCCTGCAGATGTTAGGTTTCAACCTTTCTTCCTCAGCAACAACACCAGATTGGAACCAAACTCTAct CCGAGGAAGTGGGGCGAGGTCGGAGAGCAGTTTTCACTCCATGCTGCAGGAAGATATGAGTGCCTCAAGGTTGAATTCCCCTCAAATCCAAATTTCTAGTGGCAGCGAAGAATCAACAATAAATTCATTTAAGCCCTTAAACATTCAAGGATTTTCTTTAGACCAGCAGCAGTTAAATCCTGCAAGCAACTCCACCAACGATTGCGCAGCCACTTGTCAGGGCTTATCCACGGGATTTTCCATGGGTTCGGCTTCTTATGTGTACCCATCAACACTAATGTTACAGAATTTAATCGAACCCGAACCTCAGCCGCAGCAATCCCTTTTCGATAATCGCTCCATGGGCTATCCGTCGATGGCGAATTATCGTGCAGACACCAATGAACTCATACCTACCTGGCCTAAAAGCTCTTCATTTCTAAAACCCTCATTGCCAAAACTTCAACCCAGTGGCCATTTGCACTTCTCCAACAACGCAACCTACTGGAATGCCTCTGCTGCAACTGCAACCGACGTTAGAGCTAGCCACAGCTTTTTTCCTCCGTCACAGCCGCAGTTCCTCGCGCCGACATTTGAAGAAAAACCCAGTTTGCCAAACCTTCCAATGAAG GCAAACAGTGACGAAGTTCGAGACTCGGGATCTATGTTGAAGAAAAGCAGCAGCGAAACGCCATTCAAAAGACCCCGAATTGAAACGCCATCGCCATTGCCAACTTTTAAG GTCCGGAAAGAGAAGCTTGGGGACCGAATAACTGCGCTTCAGCAATTGGTCTCACCTTTCGGAAAG ACTGATACAGCTTCAGTTCTCCATGAAGCAATTGAGTACATCAAGTTCCTGCATGACCAAGTTAGT GTTCTGAGTACTCCATACATGAAAAGTGGAGGTCCCATTCAGCACCAACAG ACATGTGCATCGGATAAGCTGAAGGAGCCTGCAGAAGGGCCTAAGCAAGATTTGAGAAGCAGAGGGCTGTGTCTGGTGCCAATCTCAAGCACTTTCCCAGTGGCTAATGAGACTACAGCAGATTTTTGGACCCCAACATTTGGTGGAACCTTCAGATAg